GTCCCACAAGATTATATAGGCAATCAAAATGGTCAAATTTTATCTCAATAACTCAAGTCCGAAACTTGAGTATTAACATAGAAAAATGTCGGGTTCAGTTGATGGCAGAAAGAGGTTATTGGAAATTGCTTCGATTCTATTGGTCTCTCGCCATTGCTTTGAAAGGTACGCTATGGTTTTAGATGATCCCTTAGAGCTTCTGAGTGATACAATTCGCGATAGCGGAAAAGTCACAGATGTTCACTTGAAAATTCTCAAAGACTTCATTCCTGTTTCTGATTGCAATACAAAAGTTCATTGTTATCGGCTACCAATTGATGCAAATGGTCGCGTTCGATTTAAACCTTTAGCAGAATTTCTAAAGGACAGAATAGTCGACTACGCAATACCGCGTAATAGAATTGATGCTGCCAAGGAGGAATTAAATAGAACAGGTTCAACGGCAGCATTGATCAAACTACAGCGTGAAGCAAGAGCGTTATTTACGTCACTTAGCAAAAGCGGTGAAGGTGGCGAATTGCTAGTATTTGCTTTTGCCGAAGCAGTTTTTGGTTTGTCACAGATAATTTGTAAGATGAGCCTCAAGACTTCGTCTGAGATGCATTATCATGGGGCGGACGGTGTTTATGCGGAGGGCGTGGACGCGGGTATTTTAAAAGTATATTGGGGAGAGTCGAAGCTTTATGCTGATGCATCGACAGCTGTTAGAAACTGTTTAGATTCATTAGCTCCATTTTTAAATGAGCCAGATGCTGAGGGTGCAGCTCGTTCCCGCGATGTGTTTTTGATTAATGAATTTGCAGATTTTGAAGACCCTAAACTGACTGAGGGGTTAAAGCGATATTTCAATTTAGATGATGAAAAGTCCCTATCTCTAAAACATTGTGGTATTGCTCTAGTCGGATTTGATAGTGATGCTTATCTTGATGATGGCTTGAACAACGATGAGGCTGCGTTGGAAAAGAAACTAATGGAGCAAATACCAGCTTGGCTTAAGCAAATAAAGAACCGTGTTGGTCAGGAAGGTATAGAGCAATATGATATTCACTTTATTTGCGTGCCTATGAAGGCTGTAGAAGGGTTTCGTAGTTATTTTCTAGGGTTGTTGGAGAGTTGAAATGAGTTTATCGCAGCTACAGGAATGGCTTGTAAGTGATGCTGGAATAAAAGATAAACTTGACGGCCTCAGGATTTGGTCTGCTGGTTTAAGTTTTGGAGCGAATACTCTTGAATTAGACGAAACTCAACCAACTCATGATTGGCAAAAGTTGCTTTTTGCTGCAAGCATCCTAGCGGAAAGCAATGAGAGATCCTGTCAAGAATACGCACTGATGATTGCTCAGAGTGCAGTGTGCTACTCTGATGAACCTATTTTCAAGGATGCAGGAGGTTTAGTTTTATCTCGGCTGTCTAATTATAGAACGATTGAGCTTGCCAAGACTAAAGAACTTATTGT
The DNA window shown above is from Desulfobotulus pelophilus and carries:
- a CDS encoding HamA C-terminal domain-containing protein, whose translation is MVLDDPLELLSDTIRDSGKVTDVHLKILKDFIPVSDCNTKVHCYRLPIDANGRVRFKPLAEFLKDRIVDYAIPRNRIDAAKEELNRTGSTAALIKLQREARALFTSLSKSGEGGELLVFAFAEAVFGLSQIICKMSLKTSSEMHYHGADGVYAEGVDAGILKVYWGESKLYADASTAVRNCLDSLAPFLNEPDAEGAARSRDVFLINEFADFEDPKLTEGLKRYFNLDDEKSLSLKHCGIALVGFDSDAYLDDGLNNDEAALEKKLMEQIPAWLKQIKNRVGQEGIEQYDIHFICVPMKAVEGFRSYFLGLLES